One Bremerella alba genomic window, ATTCATGATGCCAGTCGCGGGGCGCCTTACCGGCGACGGCTCCATCGATCGACGCCTGCATAACACGTAGGACAGCGTCGTACACCTCTCGCTGCCGCTTGGTGAAACGACCATTTACGGGGATTGTACGGGTCATGTCGGAATTGTAATTTCCGTAGTTCGACCCGGTATCGATCAGCACAAGGTCGCCATCCTGGCAAACTTGATCATTGTCGATATAGTGCAGGCCACATGCATTTTTGCCAGACGCAATAATCGGCGTGTAGGCAAATGCTCCGCGGTTTTTGGTGTACTCGTGGATCAACTCGGCTTCGAGTTCGAACTCCGTCACACCAGGCTTCAGGTATTGAAGAAGCCGATTGAAACCCTTGTGGGTGATCTCAACGGCCTGCTGGATCAACTCAATCTCTAAATCAGACTTCACGGCCCGCAGTTGATGCAACAAAAGTGCTAGTCGGCGATAGGTATGCAAGGGAAAGTCACGTTTGCACTCTCTTACGAACCGATCATCGCGAGACTCGACGATGGCGGCGGCACGCCGGTGCTCGTTGGTATTGAGGAACACTTCGTCAGCACTGAGCATGCAGTCGCGAAGCGTCAGAGGAAAATCCTTCAACCATTTCACGTTGCTGATCCCCGAAATCTCGGTGGCGCGATCTTGAGTCAGCTTGGTCCCCTCCCAAATCTGCAACTGTTCGGTCGGTTCTCGTAGAAACAGGACTTCTCGATGCTTCGGCTCGTAAGCGTCCGGATAAAGCAGAAGAATGGATTCCTCTTGTTCGATGCCGGAAAGATAAAAGAGATCGGTATTAGGAATGACTTTGATGCTCCCGTCCGCGTTGGTCGGGAGCACATCGTTGGCGTTGAGAATGGCCATCGAGTTCTTGGGAAGCAGACTGGTCAGTTTAGCCCGATTTTCAATGAACAACTTCGACTGGAGAGTTTTATGTCGCATGTATTCCTGTTTCCTTGAGATAGGCTAATTGATCTTCATTGTATTTGGATAGTGGCCGCCACACTTGGCATCCAGTCACTAGAAAACCATCAAAATGCGCACAACATGTTAAAAGCTGCGGGGATCGTGCCACAAGAACCCATCATGACGCCTGGTTGTGAAGTGATCTAGAAGCCGTACCGCTTGCTTGCTGAAAGAAGCAATTAATCCGAAGCGGCTTTTGATTAACGAGATTTTACTCTTTA contains:
- a CDS encoding aminopeptidase P family protein, with translation MRHKTLQSKLFIENRAKLTSLLPKNSMAILNANDVLPTNADGSIKVIPNTDLFYLSGIEQEESILLLYPDAYEPKHREVLFLREPTEQLQIWEGTKLTQDRATEISGISNVKWLKDFPLTLRDCMLSADEVFLNTNEHRRAAAIVESRDDRFVRECKRDFPLHTYRRLALLLHQLRAVKSDLEIELIQQAVEITHKGFNRLLQYLKPGVTEFELEAELIHEYTKNRGAFAYTPIIASGKNACGLHYIDNDQVCQDGDLVLIDTGSNYGNYNSDMTRTIPVNGRFTKRQREVYDAVLRVMQASIDGAVAGKAPRDWHHESQLMMNEELQSLGLLTKEEVAQHTREKPACKKYFMHGLGHSLGLDVHDVAPGNASFAPGWVITVEPGIYLPDEGFAIRLENDILITKDGPIDLMKDIPVEADHIESIMQEASATS